A single window of Synechococcus sp. CBW1004 DNA harbors:
- a CDS encoding photosystem II reaction center protein T codes for MESFAYILILALALSTLFFAIAFRDPPKIGK; via the coding sequence ATGGAGAGCTTCGCCTACATCCTCATCCTTGCCCTGGCTCTGTCCACTCTCTTCTTCGCCATCGCCTTCCGCGATCCCCCGAAGATCGGCAAGTGA
- a CDS encoding DUF2470 domain-containing protein has product MAADPLTPAVSDRICRHMNDDHADAVVAYARHYGGIATAESVRMLAVAPEAMRLEVDGAVVEIPFDRTLTDSEDAHRTLVAMLRSLPGKA; this is encoded by the coding sequence ATGGCCGCCGACCCTCTCACCCCCGCTGTCAGCGACCGCATCTGCCGGCACATGAACGACGACCACGCCGACGCGGTCGTGGCCTACGCCCGTCACTACGGCGGCATTGCGACTGCCGAATCGGTACGCATGCTCGCGGTGGCTCCTGAGGCGATGCGCCTGGAGGTGGATGGCGCGGTGGTCGAGATTCCGTTCGATCGCACCCTCACCGACAGCGAGGACGCCCACCGCACCCTGGTGGCGATGCTGCGGTCGCTGCCTGGGAAGGCTTGA
- a CDS encoding 2Fe-2S iron-sulfur cluster-binding protein, protein MPVIRFMREGREVECYPGENLREVALREGIELYGLKGKLGNCGGCGQCITCFVDVEGAADLALSPRTAVEERKLRGRPQTWRLACQALVQQSLVVLTRPQVGLADRERLLAAALAEPLPPGPTAWPTPPRTEDEEDEGDAEDMEGAAAAEDADEVS, encoded by the coding sequence ATGCCTGTGATCCGTTTCATGCGCGAAGGCCGCGAGGTGGAGTGCTACCCAGGCGAGAACCTGCGCGAGGTGGCCCTGCGCGAGGGCATCGAGCTCTACGGCCTGAAGGGAAAGCTCGGCAACTGCGGCGGCTGTGGTCAATGCATCACCTGCTTCGTCGACGTGGAGGGAGCTGCTGATCTGGCCCTGTCTCCGCGCACGGCGGTGGAGGAGCGCAAGCTGCGGGGCCGCCCCCAGACCTGGCGTCTCGCCTGCCAGGCCCTGGTGCAGCAGTCGCTGGTGGTGCTGACCCGGCCCCAGGTGGGGCTCGCCGATCGGGAGCGGCTCCTGGCCGCCGCCCTCGCCGAACCGCTGCCGCCCGGCCCCACCGCCTGGCCGACGCCTCCCAGGACCGAGGACGAGGAGGACGAGGGGGACGCCGAGGACATGGAAGGCGCCGCGGCAGCTGAAGACGCCGACGAGGTGTCCTGA
- a CDS encoding FGGY-family carbohydrate kinase produces MSPLALGLDLGSSGLRLALAETTPAGELRLLSEESAPYPRPFADPHGWREGLTLLVARLDPALRARVGSIAIAGTSGTLLGCRPDGTVLPGEPGLALPYHLSCPEQAEEALRICGDPGSPAASASGSLARALRLIAAAEPPFLLRHQADWLMGWLLGDMRWGEEGNNLRLGWDLQRQTWGGTIAQQPWAAALPEIRPSGAVVGRLHPEVAASLALPAGCRVVAGSTDANAGVLATGAREGDGITVLGTTLVLKQFVDKPIQAPGVSCHRVDGRWLLGGASNAGAGILRRFFDDAQIAELSRQIDPRRPSGLDLLPLPARGERFPVDDPLLEPRLEPRPVSDALYLQALLEGLTELERQGWQRLRGLGAPPLQRVLTLGGGARNPQWRLLRQRALGVPVLQRPGLSAALGMARLALRSAGRMEAPAPADA; encoded by the coding sequence GTGTCGCCGCTGGCGCTGGGGCTTGATCTCGGCAGCAGTGGCCTGCGGCTCGCCCTGGCGGAGACCACTCCCGCGGGCGAGCTGCGGCTGCTGAGCGAGGAGAGCGCCCCCTATCCGCGCCCCTTCGCCGATCCACACGGTTGGCGAGAGGGGTTGACGCTGTTGGTGGCACGGCTGGATCCCGCCCTGCGGGCACGGGTGGGATCCATCGCCATCGCCGGCACCTCCGGCACCCTGCTGGGCTGCCGCCCCGATGGCACCGTACTGCCCGGCGAGCCGGGCCTGGCCCTCCCCTATCACCTCAGCTGCCCGGAGCAGGCGGAGGAGGCGCTGCGGATCTGCGGCGACCCTGGCAGCCCCGCTGCCAGTGCCAGTGGCAGCCTGGCCCGCGCCCTGCGGCTCATCGCCGCTGCCGAGCCGCCCTTCCTGCTGCGCCATCAGGCGGACTGGCTGATGGGCTGGCTGCTGGGCGACATGCGCTGGGGCGAGGAGGGCAACAATCTGCGTCTGGGCTGGGATCTGCAGCGCCAGACCTGGGGCGGCACGATCGCGCAGCAACCCTGGGCGGCGGCACTGCCTGAGATCCGCCCCAGCGGCGCCGTTGTCGGTCGTCTTCACCCCGAGGTGGCGGCGAGCCTCGCGCTGCCCGCAGGCTGCCGGGTGGTGGCCGGCAGCACCGATGCCAACGCCGGCGTGCTGGCCACAGGTGCCCGGGAGGGCGACGGGATCACCGTGCTGGGCACGACGCTGGTGCTCAAGCAGTTCGTGGACAAGCCGATCCAGGCCCCCGGCGTCAGCTGTCACAGGGTGGATGGGCGCTGGCTGCTGGGCGGTGCCTCCAACGCCGGCGCCGGCATCCTGCGTCGTTTCTTCGACGATGCTCAGATCGCTGAACTCAGCCGCCAGATCGATCCGCGCCGCCCCAGCGGCCTCGATCTGCTGCCGCTGCCGGCCCGCGGCGAGCGCTTCCCGGTCGATGATCCGCTGCTGGAGCCGCGCCTGGAGCCGCGCCCCGTCAGCGATGCCCTGTATCTCCAGGCCCTGCTGGAGGGGCTCACCGAGCTGGAGCGGCAGGGATGGCAGCGCCTGCGCGGGCTGGGAGCGCCGCCGCTGCAGCGGGTGCTCACCCTGGGCGGCGGCGCCCGCAATCCCCAGTGGCGGCTGCTGCGTCAGCGGGCCCTCGGGGTGCCGGTGCTGCAGCGGCCGGGCCTGTCGGCCGCCCTGGGCATGGCGCGGCTGGCTCTGCGCAGCGCAGGCAGGATGGAGGCCCCTGCACCCGCGGACGCATGA
- a CDS encoding HAD family hydrolase has protein sequence MLRLLLRGTVLGEVKAVLFDKDGTLSISEPQLITLAEARVFLCLERVEAGLREELRPLLMRAYGLRERASGTGAGEAAGAVDRVICPAGITAVASRDHNLIATATALVQVGLGWPEALSLSEEVFAAADRADARRASARPSISASARPVNERLGEAGEPSSANASKAYAEGTVDEAAASPMASGGDAAAQAMAAGAATHLDSAGRPAVGTSRITEGLREWLEQLRAASVLCAVISNDDVAGIEHFLASHGLESHFTAIWSAEHRPRKPDPAAVHGLCAELGLAAADCALIGDANSDLRMAVAAGIPHQLALGYTAAWSTPPPLAEPHPRVHHWSELSLA, from the coding sequence ATGCTACGGCTGTTGCTGCGCGGCACTGTTCTGGGTGAGGTGAAGGCGGTGCTGTTCGACAAGGATGGCACCCTCAGCATCAGCGAGCCCCAGCTGATCACCCTGGCCGAGGCCAGGGTTTTTCTTTGTCTGGAGCGGGTCGAGGCCGGCCTCCGGGAGGAACTGCGACCGCTGCTGATGCGTGCCTATGGGCTGCGCGAGCGGGCGTCTGGCACCGGCGCTGGTGAGGCAGCCGGTGCGGTGGATCGTGTCATCTGTCCCGCGGGCATCACCGCAGTGGCCAGCCGCGACCACAACCTGATCGCCACCGCCACCGCCCTCGTGCAGGTGGGCCTCGGCTGGCCGGAGGCGCTCAGCCTCAGTGAGGAGGTGTTCGCCGCCGCCGACCGGGCCGATGCCCGTCGCGCTTCAGCGCGCCCATCCATCAGCGCTTCAGCGCGCCCAGTCAACGAGCGGCTTGGGGAGGCAGGTGAGCCATCCAGCGCCAACGCGTCCAAGGCGTACGCCGAGGGCACGGTTGATGAGGCCGCAGCATCGCCCATGGCCAGCGGCGGGGATGCGGCCGCGCAGGCCATGGCTGCCGGCGCCGCGACCCATCTCGACAGTGCTGGCCGGCCGGCCGTTGGCACCAGCCGCATCACCGAGGGCCTGCGGGAGTGGCTGGAGCAACTGCGTGCCGCCTCGGTGCTGTGCGCCGTGATCAGCAACGACGACGTCGCTGGCATCGAGCACTTTCTGGCCAGCCATGGCCTGGAGTCGCACTTCACGGCGATCTGGAGCGCCGAGCACCGGCCGCGCAAACCCGACCCTGCGGCGGTGCATGGCCTTTGCGCCGAACTGGGCCTGGCGGCGGCCGACTGCGCCCTGATCGGCGATGCCAACAGCGACCTGCGTATGGCGGTGGCCGCCGGCATCCCCCACCAGCTGGCCCTGGGCTACACCGCTGCCTGGAGCACGCCGCCGCCACTGGCCGAACCGCACCCGCGCGTGCATCACTGGAGCGAGCTCAGCCTGGCCTGA
- a CDS encoding acyl-CoA thioesterase: MQSIPALSEPGPRPWSLRRRVLPQHTDHAGVMWHGAYLAWLEEARVEALAAAGLAYSDLSARGLELPVVSLAIDYRQALLHGDAVELQSEVLPRQGVKLPWRSRFIGPAGVVAAEARVELVLVDLSAGADQRRLLRRLPDDLATAVEALVRGPGRDGA, from the coding sequence ATGCAATCGATTCCCGCCCTGTCTGAGCCTGGCCCCCGCCCCTGGAGCCTGCGGCGGCGGGTGCTGCCCCAGCACACGGACCATGCCGGCGTGATGTGGCATGGGGCCTACCTGGCCTGGCTGGAAGAGGCCCGCGTCGAAGCGCTGGCCGCAGCAGGGCTGGCCTACAGCGATCTGTCGGCCCGGGGGCTGGAGCTGCCAGTGGTGTCCCTGGCGATCGACTACCGCCAGGCCCTGCTGCACGGCGATGCGGTGGAGCTGCAGAGCGAGGTGCTGCCCCGGCAGGGTGTGAAGCTCCCCTGGCGCAGCCGCTTCATCGGGCCGGCCGGCGTGGTTGCGGCCGAAGCGCGGGTGGAGCTGGTGCTCGTGGATCTCTCCGCCGGAGCGGATCAGCGCCGCCTGCTGCGCCGCCTGCCTGACGACCTGGCGACGGCGGTGGAGGCGCTGGTCCGCGGCCCGGGCCGGGACGGCGCCTAG
- a CDS encoding ComF family protein, which yields MDGLCEACTTRLELPAAGLRGLAPLPWWSSGAYAGALRRTLLDQKCRRADAAVIRALLQPLLGALQEQPLSRHGPRAVLVVPIPGWKRRSNPLPGLIADQLARGLGLRRRDLLVRRHPVLGQHRLGIQLRRTNQEGSFQLGPASRGRRPAPVLLVDDILTTGSTLRHAALCLEQAGWPVLGAACLARTPSRRDWLRTP from the coding sequence GTGGATGGCCTCTGCGAGGCCTGCACGACACGGCTGGAGCTGCCCGCAGCGGGGCTGCGCGGCCTGGCGCCCCTGCCCTGGTGGAGCAGCGGTGCCTATGCCGGCGCGCTTCGCCGCACACTCCTCGACCAGAAGTGCCGGCGTGCCGATGCCGCTGTGATCAGAGCCCTGCTGCAGCCCCTGCTGGGCGCCCTGCAGGAACAGCCACTGTCCCGGCACGGCCCGCGGGCTGTTCTGGTGGTGCCCATCCCGGGCTGGAAGCGCCGCTCCAACCCGCTGCCGGGTCTGATCGCTGATCAGCTGGCCCGTGGGCTGGGGCTGCGCCGACGCGATCTGCTGGTGCGCAGGCACCCGGTGCTGGGCCAGCACCGCCTTGGCATTCAGCTGCGCCGGACCAACCAGGAGGGATCTTTCCAGCTGGGGCCCGCGAGCCGAGGCCGTCGCCCGGCGCCGGTGCTGCTCGTCGATGACATCCTCACCACCGGCTCCACCCTCCGGCATGCGGCCCTCTGCCTGGAGCAGGCCGGCTGGCCGGTGCTGGGCGCGGCCTGTCTGGCGCGGACCCCCAGTCGGCGGGACTGGCTGCGGACGCCATGA
- the nrdR gene encoding transcriptional regulator NrdR encodes MQCPSCQHTDSRVLESRAADGGRSVRRRRECLNCDFRFTTYERVETVPITVIKRLGGRETFNRSKLLHGLLRACEKTGLEPAQLEMVVDDIELLLQQRSSREVSSNEIGELVLQRLRDMSEVAYVRFASVYRQFQSVSDFVATLEGLNERRSAPHKGQDKLLAVG; translated from the coding sequence ATGCAATGCCCCTCCTGCCAGCACACCGACAGCCGGGTGCTCGAATCACGGGCCGCCGACGGAGGTCGCAGTGTGCGCCGACGCCGTGAGTGCCTCAACTGCGATTTCCGTTTCACCACCTATGAACGGGTGGAAACCGTTCCGATCACTGTGATCAAACGGCTTGGCGGTCGCGAAACCTTCAATCGCTCCAAGCTGCTGCATGGTCTGCTGCGTGCCTGTGAGAAGACGGGTCTTGAACCCGCCCAGCTCGAGATGGTCGTCGACGACATCGAGCTGCTGCTGCAGCAGCGCAGCAGCCGCGAGGTAAGCAGCAACGAGATCGGAGAACTGGTGCTGCAGCGTCTGCGTGACATGAGCGAGGTGGCCTACGTGCGTTTCGCCTCCGTCTATCGCCAGTTCCAGAGCGTCAGCGATTTCGTTGCCACACTGGAGGGCCTCAACGAGCGCCGCTCCGCCCCGCACAAGGGGCAGGACAAACTCCTGGCCGTGGGCTGA
- the psbM gene encoding photosystem II reaction center protein PsbM, with the protein METNDLGFVASLLFVLVPAVFLIILYIQTNSRQGG; encoded by the coding sequence ATGGAAACCAACGATCTCGGATTCGTTGCCAGCCTCCTGTTCGTCCTGGTTCCGGCTGTCTTTCTGATCATCCTCTACATCCAGACCAACAGCCGCCAGGGCGGCTGA
- a CDS encoding LysR substrate-binding domain-containing protein, producing MVTLECLDALDHLIWLRTGARAAEALGCNQSTISRHASKCEHVFAVKLRRQSAEWVVNGDVELLAAERRLHQLYRWEMNLPLRFETQHWMRDLYATWQPADWRKGNLNYLEYQRPVDLLRNRIIDAWLCGAPDLPDDPDLICVPLFEMAMLLAARHDHPLLRQQSPLTLADVAAYPLLPLPQGAFPVFEARLRELGLGTPADGMPPQDSAGPANTELSFAELCLGIASALTLPLYGPEYRSLPLEIPVHFGDVLVIHADFAGHRRSQALIDSLLAHIGEATAEIASVRLLGDRRHTATSPSA from the coding sequence GTGGTCACACTGGAGTGCCTGGATGCCCTTGATCACCTGATCTGGCTGAGAACCGGAGCAAGGGCGGCCGAGGCCCTGGGCTGCAACCAGTCCACGATCAGCCGCCATGCCAGCAAGTGCGAGCACGTCTTCGCTGTGAAGCTGAGGCGCCAATCGGCGGAATGGGTGGTGAATGGTGACGTCGAATTGCTCGCCGCCGAACGCAGGCTGCATCAGCTCTACCGCTGGGAGATGAATCTGCCACTGCGGTTCGAGACGCAGCACTGGATGCGCGATCTCTATGCGACATGGCAACCGGCCGACTGGAGGAAAGGCAATCTCAATTATCTGGAATATCAGCGACCTGTTGATCTCCTCCGGAACCGCATCATCGATGCCTGGCTGTGTGGGGCACCCGATCTTCCCGATGATCCCGATCTGATCTGTGTGCCACTGTTCGAGATGGCGATGCTCCTGGCCGCCCGCCATGACCACCCCCTGCTGCGGCAGCAGTCACCACTGACCCTGGCGGATGTGGCCGCCTATCCGCTGCTGCCCCTGCCACAGGGAGCCTTCCCTGTGTTCGAGGCCCGGCTCAGGGAGCTCGGACTGGGGACTCCCGCCGACGGAATGCCGCCCCAGGACAGCGCAGGGCCGGCGAACACGGAACTCTCGTTCGCGGAGCTCTGCCTGGGCATCGCCTCCGCCCTGACCCTGCCGCTGTACGGTCCGGAGTATCGATCCCTGCCGCTGGAGATCCCCGTTCACTTCGGGGATGTGCTGGTGATCCATGCTGATTTCGCCGGGCATCGCCGCAGCCAGGCGCTGATCGACAGCCTGCTGGCCCACATTGGTGAGGCCACTGCCGAGATCGCCTCAGTGCGACTGCTGGGCGACAGGCGACATACCGCAACCAGTCCATCGGCATGA
- a CDS encoding universal stress protein, whose translation MFRNLLVADSGKGQVEDMVRILRDIPPCRQAKVTLLHVIPEQAGTDLEEHRARSQGVVDEALSRIGLSGAEATTLVRQGDTKQTVLKVADEIDADLIVMGSRGLGRLQSILSNSASQYVFQLSTRPMLLVRDDLYVRAINRVLVTVDGTGVGDDAIRLACELVKDIPGGSLTGVHVSRQDIAPSRGGRSPADEVLDKAVQRARSFGVTMQPLHRTGDVGRAVCTVVEETKADLVVIASQDRRPLVAKGLVDLDRLLGSSVSDYIRVHAQAPVLLVREPEGRR comes from the coding sequence GTGTTCCGCAATCTTCTCGTCGCCGATTCCGGCAAGGGTCAGGTGGAGGACATGGTCCGCATCCTGCGGGACATCCCCCCCTGCCGGCAGGCGAAGGTGACCCTGCTGCACGTGATCCCCGAGCAGGCCGGCACCGATCTGGAGGAGCACCGTGCCCGTTCCCAGGGGGTGGTGGACGAGGCCCTCTCCCGCATCGGCCTGAGCGGCGCCGAGGCCACCACGCTGGTGCGCCAGGGCGACACCAAGCAGACCGTGCTCAAGGTGGCCGACGAGATCGACGCCGACCTGATCGTGATGGGCTCCCGCGGCCTGGGTCGGCTGCAGTCGATCCTCTCCAACAGCGCCAGCCAGTACGTCTTCCAGCTCTCCACCCGCCCGATGCTGCTGGTGCGGGACGATCTCTACGTCCGGGCGATCAACCGGGTGCTGGTCACGGTGGATGGCACGGGCGTCGGTGATGACGCCATCCGCCTGGCCTGCGAACTGGTGAAGGACATCCCGGGAGGCAGTCTCACCGGCGTGCATGTCAGCCGTCAGGACATCGCCCCTTCGCGCGGCGGCCGCAGTCCCGCCGACGAGGTGCTCGACAAGGCGGTGCAGCGGGCCCGCAGCTTCGGGGTGACGATGCAGCCGCTGCATCGCACCGGCGATGTCGGGCGCGCCGTCTGCACGGTGGTGGAGGAGACCAAGGCCGACCTGGTGGTGATCGCCTCCCAGGACCGTCGCCCGCTGGTGGCCAAGGGGCTGGTCGATCTCGACCGGTTGCTGGGCAGCTCGGTGAGCGACTACATCCGCGTGCATGCCCAGGCGCCGGTGCTGCTGGTGCGCGAGCCGGAGGGTCGCCGCTGA
- the metK gene encoding methionine adenosyltransferase translates to MSSPSGSTSRHVFTSESVTEGHPDKICDQVSDAVLDALLSQDPASRVACETVVNTGLCLITGEVTTNAKVDYISLVRGVIERIGYSGARAGGFDAHSCAVLVALDQQSPDIAMGVDEADDHDGDPLDRIGAGDQGIMFGYACDETPELMPLPISLAHRLARRLAEVRHNGTLGYLLPDGKTQVSVVYENEQPVAIDTILISTQHTAEIDGVSEENALRERIKRDLWSHVVEPATSDLTLKPSQESTRFLVNPTGKFVVGGPQGDAGLTGRKIIVDTYGGYARHGGGAFSGKDPTKVDRSAAYAARFVAKALVAAGLARRAEVQLSYAIGMARPTSILVESFGTGAISNADLTALVQEHFDLRPGAIINNFGLRDLPQQRGGRFYQDVAAYGHFGRSDLNLPWEEVGAIAETLRQATADRVAAGAGA, encoded by the coding sequence ATGAGCAGCCCCTCCGGGTCCACCTCCCGTCACGTCTTCACCTCTGAATCGGTCACCGAGGGCCATCCCGACAAGATCTGTGACCAGGTGAGCGATGCGGTGCTCGATGCTCTGCTGAGCCAGGATCCGGCCAGCCGCGTGGCCTGTGAGACGGTCGTCAACACCGGCCTGTGCCTGATCACCGGTGAGGTCACCACCAACGCCAAGGTGGATTACATCTCGCTCGTGCGCGGTGTGATCGAGCGCATCGGCTACAGCGGTGCCCGCGCCGGGGGCTTCGATGCCCACAGCTGTGCCGTGCTGGTGGCCCTCGATCAGCAGTCCCCGGACATCGCCATGGGCGTCGACGAGGCCGACGATCACGACGGCGATCCGCTCGACCGCATCGGTGCCGGCGACCAGGGGATCATGTTCGGCTACGCCTGCGATGAAACGCCGGAGCTGATGCCCCTGCCGATCAGCCTGGCTCACCGCCTGGCCCGCCGCCTCGCCGAGGTGCGCCACAACGGCACGCTCGGCTACCTGTTGCCGGACGGCAAGACGCAGGTGAGCGTCGTCTACGAGAACGAGCAGCCGGTGGCGATCGACACGATCCTGATCTCCACCCAGCACACCGCCGAGATCGATGGGGTGAGCGAGGAGAACGCCCTGCGCGAACGCATCAAACGCGACCTGTGGAGCCACGTGGTGGAGCCCGCCACCAGCGACCTCACTCTCAAGCCGAGTCAGGAGAGCACGCGCTTCCTGGTCAACCCCACCGGCAAGTTCGTGGTCGGTGGTCCCCAGGGCGACGCCGGCCTCACCGGCCGCAAGATCATCGTCGACACCTATGGCGGCTATGCCCGCCACGGCGGCGGCGCCTTCTCCGGCAAGGACCCCACCAAGGTGGATCGCTCCGCCGCCTACGCCGCCCGCTTTGTGGCCAAGGCGCTGGTGGCCGCCGGGCTGGCCCGCCGCGCCGAGGTGCAGCTGAGCTACGCCATAGGCATGGCGCGCCCCACCAGCATCCTGGTGGAGAGCTTCGGCACCGGCGCGATCAGCAACGCCGATCTCACCGCCCTGGTGCAGGAGCACTTCGACCTGCGGCCTGGCGCCATCATCAACAACTTCGGCCTGCGCGATCTGCCTCAGCAGCGCGGCGGCCGCTTCTACCAGGATGTGGCTGCCTACGGCCACTTCGGCCGCTCCGATCTGAATCTGCCCTGGGAGGAGGTGGGCGCCATCGCTGAAACCCTGCGTCAGGCCACCGCCGATCGTGTCGCCGCTGGCGCTGGGGCTTGA
- the psbB gene encoding photosystem II chlorophyll-binding protein CP47 translates to MGLPWYRVHTVVINDPGRLLAVHLMHTALVAGWAGSMALYELAIFDPSDPVLNPMWRQGMFVMPFMARLGVTGSWGGWSITGETGVDPGFWSFEGVAAAHIIFSGLLFLAAIWHWTYWDLEIWQDPRTGEPALDLPKIFGIHLLLAGLGCFGFGAFHLTGVFGPGMWVSDAYGLGGHIEAVQPAWGPEGFNPFNPGGIVAHHIAAGIVGIIAGIFHITTRPPERLYKALRMGNIETVLASAIAAVFFAAFIVAGTMWYGAAATPIELFGPTRYQWDQGYFKTEINRRVQTAIDNGASKEQAWASIPEKLAFYDYVGNSPAKGGLFRVGPMVNGDGLPTTWLGHISFTDKQGNELEVRRLPNFFENFPVVLEDQSGVVRADIPFRRAEAKYSFEQQGVTATVYGGALAGQSFTDPADVKRLARKAQLGEAFEFDRETYHSDGTFRSSPRGWFTFGHACFALLFFFGHIWHGARTLYRDVFAGIDPDLGEQVEFGLFQKLGDKSTRRLPEGYVPPAGSTLG, encoded by the coding sequence ATGGGATTGCCCTGGTACAGGGTGCACACGGTCGTCATCAACGACCCGGGCCGACTGCTCGCCGTGCACCTCATGCACACCGCCCTGGTCGCCGGCTGGGCCGGCTCCATGGCGCTCTACGAGCTCGCCATCTTCGATCCCTCCGACCCGGTCCTCAACCCCATGTGGCGGCAGGGGATGTTCGTGATGCCGTTCATGGCCCGTCTGGGCGTGACCGGCAGCTGGGGTGGCTGGAGCATCACCGGCGAAACCGGCGTCGACCCCGGTTTCTGGAGCTTCGAAGGTGTGGCCGCCGCCCACATCATCTTCAGCGGATTGCTGTTCCTGGCCGCCATCTGGCACTGGACCTACTGGGATCTCGAGATCTGGCAGGACCCCCGCACCGGTGAACCGGCGCTCGACCTGCCCAAGATCTTCGGCATTCACCTGCTGCTGGCAGGCCTCGGCTGCTTCGGTTTCGGGGCGTTCCACCTCACCGGCGTCTTCGGCCCGGGCATGTGGGTGAGTGACGCCTATGGCCTGGGAGGCCACATCGAAGCGGTGCAGCCCGCCTGGGGACCTGAGGGCTTCAACCCCTTCAACCCGGGCGGCATCGTGGCCCACCACATCGCCGCCGGCATCGTCGGCATCATCGCCGGCATCTTCCACATCACCACCCGTCCGCCGGAGCGCCTCTACAAGGCTCTCCGCATGGGCAACATCGAAACGGTGCTGGCCAGTGCCATAGCTGCCGTCTTCTTTGCTGCCTTCATCGTGGCCGGCACCATGTGGTATGGCGCCGCCGCCACCCCGATCGAGCTGTTCGGCCCCACCCGCTATCAGTGGGATCAGGGCTACTTCAAGACCGAGATCAACCGCCGTGTTCAAACGGCGATCGACAACGGTGCCAGCAAGGAGCAGGCCTGGGCGTCGATCCCCGAGAAGCTTGCCTTCTATGACTACGTCGGCAACAGCCCAGCCAAGGGTGGTCTCTTCCGCGTCGGCCCGATGGTCAACGGTGATGGCCTGCCCACCACCTGGCTCGGTCACATCAGCTTCACCGACAAGCAGGGCAACGAGCTCGAGGTGCGCCGCCTGCCCAACTTCTTCGAGAACTTCCCTGTCGTCCTCGAGGATCAGAGTGGCGTCGTCCGCGCTGACATTCCCTTCCGTCGCGCCGAAGCCAAGTATTCGTTCGAGCAGCAGGGCGTCACGGCCACTGTCTATGGCGGTGCCCTCGCCGGTCAGTCGTTCACCGATCCGGCCGATGTGAAGCGCCTGGCCCGCAAGGCCCAGCTCGGAGAGGCCTTCGAGTTCGATCGCGAGACCTACCACTCCGACGGCACCTTCCGCAGCTCGCCCCGCGGCTGGTTCACCTTCGGCCATGCCTGCTTCGCGCTGCTCTTCTTCTTCGGGCACATCTGGCACGGCGCCCGCACCCTCTACCGCGATGTGTTCGCCGGTATCGACCCCGATCTCGGCGAACAGGTGGAGTTCGGTCTGTTCCAGAAGCTCGGCGACAAGTCGACCCGCCGCCTGCCCGAGGGATACGTTCCTCCGGCCGGCTCCACCCTCGGCTGA
- a CDS encoding 30S ribosomal protein S1 has protein sequence MTLTPSSEREALSAADLSNEEAGLDPALLEDVPSADDSSSRVVSRDGDGVGFTLDEFAALLSKYDYNFKPGDVVNGTVFALESKGAMIDIGAKTAAFMPLQEVSINRVEHLSDVLEPGEVREFFILSEENEDGQLTLSIRRIEYMRAWERVRQLQKEDATIYSEVFATNRGGALVRVEGLRGFIPGSHISTRKAKEELVADFLPLKFLEVDEERNRLVLSHRRALVERKMNRLEVGEVVLGTVRGIKPYGAFIDIGGVSGLLHISEISHEHIETPHTVLNVNDQMKVMIIDLDAERGRISLSTKALEPEPGDMLSDPQKVFDRAEEMAARYKQMLLEQAEDGEPMGVSLD, from the coding sequence ATGACCCTGACCCCTTCGTCCGAGCGCGAGGCCCTGAGCGCAGCCGATCTCAGCAATGAAGAGGCCGGCCTCGATCCGGCACTGCTTGAGGATGTGCCCAGCGCGGACGACTCCAGCAGCAGGGTCGTCAGCCGCGATGGCGATGGCGTCGGCTTCACGCTCGATGAGTTCGCCGCTCTGCTGAGCAAGTACGACTACAACTTCAAGCCCGGCGACGTGGTCAACGGCACCGTGTTCGCCCTCGAATCGAAGGGCGCCATGATCGACATCGGCGCCAAGACGGCTGCCTTCATGCCTCTGCAGGAGGTGTCGATCAACCGGGTGGAGCATCTCTCCGACGTGCTCGAGCCCGGTGAGGTGCGCGAGTTCTTCATCCTCAGCGAGGAGAACGAAGACGGTCAGCTCACCCTCTCGATCCGCCGCATTGAGTACATGCGCGCCTGGGAGCGGGTGCGCCAGCTGCAGAAGGAGGACGCCACCATCTACAGCGAGGTGTTCGCCACCAACCGCGGTGGTGCTCTGGTGCGGGTGGAAGGCCTGCGCGGCTTCATCCCCGGCAGCCACATCAGCACCCGCAAGGCCAAGGAAGAGCTGGTCGCCGACTTCCTGCCGCTCAAGTTCCTGGAGGTGGACGAGGAGCGGAACCGCCTCGTGCTCAGCCATCGCCGCGCCCTGGTGGAGCGCAAGATGAACCGCCTGGAGGTGGGCGAGGTGGTGCTCGGCACCGTCCGCGGCATCAAGCCCTATGGCGCCTTCATCGACATCGGCGGTGTCAGCGGCCTGCTGCACATCTCCGAGATCAGCCATGAGCACATCGAGACGCCGCACACCGTGCTGAACGTCAACGATCAGATGAAGGTGATGATCATCGATCTCGACGCCGAGCGCGGCCGCATCTCCCTGTCCACCAAGGCCCTCGAGCCCGAGCCGGGCGACATGCTCAGCGATCCCCAGAAGGTGTTCGACCGGGCCGAGGAGATGGCCGCCCGCTACAAGCAGATGCTGCTTGAGCAGGCCGAAGACGGTGAACCGATGGGTGTCAGCCTCGACTGA